From a region of the Marinomonas mediterranea MMB-1 genome:
- the murJ gene encoding murein biosynthesis integral membrane protein MurJ, with amino-acid sequence MDQTTVTSKKTLLRSSVLVSFCTLLSRILGLARDAALASVLGASGSADAFYVAFKIPNFFRRLFAEGAFAQAFVPVLSDYRINNTKEEVRELIGAVTGSLGVVLLAMTALFMVAAPWVVYVFAPGFTDDPLQASIAAELLTITFPYLLFISLTALAGSILNAHGEYGVPAITPIFLNVSLLVATLYFAKEAAQAETAVAWGVFFAGLIQLLFQVPFLAKMKLIARPRIGFRHSGVKRILLLMGPALFGVSVGQINLLLDTVLASFLETGSITWLYLSDRLYELPLGLFAIAISTVILPSLSRSFAAENSAKFVSTLDWALRVLVVIALPSSVALFFLAEPLIATIFYRGALSANDVQMAALSLQAYSIGLVFMMLIKVLAPGYYARQDTKTPVRIGIIAMVSNMVFNLILVWPFGHVGLALATSLSAGLNAFLLWRGLAKDKYFVWHVRWLRHVASLFMACCVLGGWIYFYQSRGIDWLLLSDIQRVGHVAILVMVGVFLYGGSCFLFGLRAKDLKVAAV; translated from the coding sequence ATGGATCAGACGACAGTGACATCTAAAAAAACGCTCTTGCGATCCAGTGTGCTCGTATCCTTTTGTACTTTGCTCTCTCGTATACTTGGTTTGGCTCGTGATGCGGCATTAGCTTCTGTTCTTGGAGCGAGTGGTAGTGCGGATGCCTTTTACGTTGCTTTTAAAATTCCTAATTTTTTCCGTCGCTTGTTTGCGGAAGGGGCGTTCGCGCAGGCCTTTGTTCCTGTATTAAGTGACTATCGAATTAATAACACTAAAGAAGAGGTTCGAGAGTTAATTGGCGCGGTTACCGGATCGTTAGGGGTTGTGTTGTTGGCGATGACTGCGTTGTTTATGGTCGCAGCGCCGTGGGTGGTTTATGTGTTTGCTCCTGGTTTCACGGACGACCCTTTGCAAGCATCGATTGCCGCAGAGTTGCTTACGATCACTTTTCCCTACTTGCTGTTTATATCGCTCACTGCTTTGGCAGGGAGTATCTTAAATGCCCATGGCGAATATGGCGTGCCGGCTATCACGCCCATTTTTTTAAATGTCTCATTACTAGTGGCTACTTTGTATTTTGCTAAAGAAGCTGCGCAGGCAGAAACCGCGGTCGCATGGGGGGTGTTTTTTGCGGGTCTGATTCAGTTGCTGTTTCAGGTGCCTTTCTTGGCCAAAATGAAGTTGATTGCCCGCCCGCGCATTGGGTTTCGCCATTCGGGTGTAAAGCGCATTTTGCTATTAATGGGGCCGGCACTATTTGGTGTGTCTGTAGGGCAAATTAATCTTTTATTGGATACGGTCTTGGCTTCTTTTTTGGAAACTGGCTCGATAACGTGGCTTTATTTGTCTGACCGACTTTATGAGCTGCCTTTGGGGTTGTTTGCTATTGCGATCAGCACCGTTATCTTGCCTTCGTTGTCTCGGAGTTTTGCTGCTGAGAATAGTGCTAAGTTTGTGAGTACGCTTGATTGGGCGCTTCGAGTGCTTGTCGTTATTGCGTTGCCTTCTTCCGTTGCCTTGTTTTTTCTTGCGGAGCCGCTTATTGCTACGATTTTTTACCGTGGTGCTTTAAGTGCTAATGATGTTCAAATGGCCGCATTGAGTTTGCAGGCATATTCTATTGGTCTTGTTTTTATGATGCTTATAAAAGTGTTGGCTCCAGGGTATTACGCTCGTCAAGATACGAAAACACCTGTACGAATAGGGATTATCGCTATGGTCTCGAACATGGTGTTTAATCTGATTTTGGTTTGGCCTTTCGGCCATGTGGGACTCGCGCTCGCAACGAGTCTTTCTGCTGGATTAAATGCCTTTTTGTTGTGGCGAGGTTTGGCAAAAGACAAATACTTTGTTTGGCATGTGCGCTGGCTAAGGCACGTCGCGTCACTCTTTATGGCGTGTTGTGTATTGGGAGGGTGGATATATTTTTATCAGTCTCGCGGGATCGATTGGTTGCTGTTGTCTGATATTCAGCGTGTAGGTCATGTTGCGATATTGGTGATGGTTGGTGTTTTTCTCTATGGCGGTTCGTGTTTCTTATTCGGGTTAAGGGCTAAGGATCTAAAAGTTGCTGCGGTGTGA
- the ribF gene encoding bifunctional riboflavin kinase/FAD synthetase, protein MELIRGIHNIRSKHQHGVLTIGNFDGVHLGHQTILSRVKSLAKQYQSPAGVMIFEPQPREFFAPESAPGRITRMRDKIELLQQQGIDYVLCLPFNNKLRNLDASEFCNLILKEGLHIRHLVVGDDFRFGCDRQGDFEYLSRFGELSEFDVESTSSVLSQNNERISSTLVRQQLESGRFDDALRSMGHSLVMSGRVIGGKQLGRTIGFPTANVHLKGCEPALRGVYAVSFFVDGQQYQGVANIGVRPTVDGKYPLLEVHVFDFDGDLYHKYVSVEFNCFIRPERKMSGLDELEKQIQCDKEEALRFFRNL, encoded by the coding sequence ATGGAGCTAATTAGGGGTATTCACAATATCCGCTCTAAGCATCAGCATGGCGTACTCACAATCGGGAATTTTGATGGTGTGCATTTAGGGCATCAAACAATACTCTCTAGAGTGAAGTCGCTTGCAAAGCAATATCAGTCACCTGCAGGTGTCATGATTTTCGAGCCTCAGCCTCGCGAGTTTTTTGCGCCTGAATCCGCACCGGGTCGTATAACCCGGATGCGAGATAAAATTGAGTTGTTGCAACAACAAGGTATTGATTATGTCTTGTGTCTGCCATTTAACAACAAATTACGTAACCTCGATGCGTCTGAATTTTGTAATCTCATATTAAAAGAGGGGTTACATATTCGGCATTTGGTGGTTGGCGATGATTTTCGGTTCGGTTGTGACCGTCAGGGTGATTTTGAGTATTTATCTCGCTTTGGTGAATTGAGCGAATTTGATGTCGAAAGTACATCCTCTGTTTTGTCTCAGAATAACGAGCGAATCAGCAGTACTTTGGTTCGACAGCAGCTGGAATCAGGGCGCTTCGATGATGCGCTTCGTTCAATGGGACACTCTTTGGTCATGAGTGGGCGTGTCATTGGTGGTAAGCAGCTTGGGCGAACGATTGGTTTTCCAACCGCAAATGTGCATCTGAAAGGGTGCGAGCCTGCTCTTCGAGGCGTATATGCAGTCAGTTTTTTTGTCGATGGGCAGCAATATCAAGGTGTTGCTAATATCGGTGTTCGGCCTACTGTAGATGGCAAATATCCATTATTGGAAGTACATGTTTTTGACTTCGATGGAGACCTATATCATAAGTATGTCTCTGTTGAGTTTAATTGTTTTATTCGTCCAGAGCGCAAAATGTCTGGGCTTGATGAGTTAGAAAAACAAATTCAATGTGATAAAGAGGAAGCGTTGCGCTTCTTTCGCAATCTGTGA
- the ileS gene encoding isoleucine--tRNA ligase → MSDYKPTLNLPNTDFPMRGDLAKREPAMLKRWQDMDLYQKMREVSKGRKPFILHDGPPYANGSIHIGHAVNKILKDIIVKSKTVSGYDAPYIPGWDCHGLPIEHKVEQMIGKAGDKVSFKEFRAKCREYAYSQIEEQKKDFIRLGIQGDWEKPYLTMNFDTEANIVRALGKIAENGHLVKGFKPVYWSVVGGSALAEAEVEYQDKTSLSLDVRYAPQDEAALTAKFSDVEGEGKVSVVIWTTTPWTLPASQAVSIHPEFNYALVEVDMGLGKERLILAEDMIDSVMTRYGVSDYRIVGRAVGKDLNGTVLNHPFLKRDIPVILGEHVTTEAGTGCVHTAPDHGVDDFNVGRENGLGTINLVQDNGVYSEAAGEFAGMHVYKVDTAILDALNRNEALVFESKIFHSYPHCWRTKTPLIFRATPQWFISMDEKGLLDEAKEAVNGVKWVPTWGQNRMEGMLNNSPDWCVSRQRTWGVPIALFIHKETQELHPDTPRLIEDVAKRIEKVGMDAWFDLTPEELLGDEADSYSKVTDTLDVWFDSGVTHYSVVDQREELSFPADLYLEGSDQHRGWFQSSLKTSIAIRGEAPYKQVLTHGFTVDGDGRKMSKSLGNVVSPQKVMSTLGADIIRLWVAATDYTGEMTVSDEILKRVADSYRRIRNTARFMLANLNGFDPAKDMVESDQMIALDRWIVDRAAQLQKEIEEAYNEYQFHTVNQKIQNFCSVDLGGFYLDVIKDRQYTTQPDSLARRSAQTALYHIVEAFTRWISPILSFTADEIWRSLPGEHGESVFLETWYEGLTELSGEERFGRDFWKQVLEAKVAINKVLEAARNEGKIKASLSAEITLFCYDNLKSVLDQLGDELRFVLIASDVKVLPFSDASENAVESELDGLKVVVATSSNEKCVRCWHHREEVGKREEHPELCDRCISNLPEGEGEQRLYA, encoded by the coding sequence ATGAGTGATTACAAACCAACGTTGAATCTGCCAAACACGGACTTTCCGATGCGTGGTGATTTGGCAAAACGTGAACCTGCAATGCTTAAACGCTGGCAGGATATGGATTTATATCAAAAAATGCGTGAAGTTAGTAAAGGCCGTAAGCCTTTTATTCTTCATGATGGCCCTCCATATGCCAACGGTAGCATCCATATTGGTCACGCGGTTAACAAAATCCTCAAAGATATTATTGTTAAATCTAAAACCGTAAGTGGCTACGATGCGCCTTATATCCCTGGTTGGGATTGTCATGGTTTGCCGATCGAGCACAAAGTCGAGCAGATGATAGGTAAGGCGGGCGATAAGGTTTCGTTCAAAGAGTTTCGTGCGAAGTGCCGAGAGTATGCTTACTCACAGATTGAAGAGCAGAAAAAAGACTTTATCCGTTTAGGAATTCAGGGTGACTGGGAAAAACCGTACCTGACAATGAATTTCGATACGGAAGCGAATATTGTTCGTGCTTTAGGCAAGATCGCAGAAAATGGCCACCTCGTTAAAGGTTTTAAACCAGTTTATTGGAGTGTGGTTGGTGGGTCAGCGTTAGCTGAAGCAGAAGTTGAGTACCAGGATAAAACTTCCCTTTCGCTGGATGTTCGTTATGCGCCGCAAGACGAAGCCGCTTTGACTGCAAAGTTTTCGGATGTAGAGGGTGAAGGGAAAGTATCTGTTGTTATTTGGACAACGACGCCTTGGACGCTTCCTGCAAGTCAGGCCGTTTCGATTCATCCTGAGTTTAATTATGCACTTGTTGAAGTGGATATGGGGTTAGGAAAAGAGCGTTTAATTCTAGCAGAGGACATGATTGATAGCGTGATGACTCGATACGGCGTGTCGGACTACCGTATTGTTGGTCGTGCTGTTGGTAAGGATTTAAACGGAACGGTATTGAATCACCCATTCCTAAAACGTGATATCCCCGTCATACTTGGTGAGCATGTAACAACAGAAGCTGGTACAGGCTGTGTTCACACTGCGCCTGATCATGGTGTTGATGACTTTAATGTAGGTCGTGAAAATGGTCTCGGTACAATCAATCTTGTTCAAGACAACGGCGTATACTCTGAGGCTGCAGGCGAGTTTGCCGGCATGCATGTGTATAAAGTAGACACTGCGATTCTTGATGCGCTAAACAGAAATGAGGCGTTGGTCTTTGAATCTAAAATCTTCCACAGCTATCCGCATTGTTGGCGTACTAAGACACCTTTGATCTTCCGTGCAACACCGCAATGGTTTATTAGTATGGATGAAAAAGGTTTGCTGGATGAGGCAAAAGAAGCCGTTAATGGTGTGAAATGGGTGCCAACGTGGGGACAAAACCGCATGGAAGGGATGTTAAATAACAGCCCTGATTGGTGTGTGTCTCGTCAGCGTACTTGGGGTGTGCCGATTGCTTTATTTATCCATAAAGAAACGCAAGAGCTTCATCCCGACACACCTCGTTTGATCGAAGATGTTGCTAAGCGTATTGAGAAAGTAGGGATGGATGCTTGGTTCGACCTGACTCCAGAAGAGTTATTGGGCGATGAGGCAGATTCTTACAGTAAGGTCACAGATACGCTTGATGTATGGTTCGATTCTGGTGTGACGCATTATTCTGTTGTGGATCAACGTGAAGAATTGAGTTTCCCTGCCGACCTATATTTAGAGGGCTCTGATCAGCACCGAGGTTGGTTCCAGTCGTCACTAAAAACATCTATCGCTATTCGTGGAGAGGCGCCGTACAAGCAAGTGCTTACCCATGGCTTTACGGTTGATGGTGACGGCCGTAAGATGTCGAAATCTTTAGGGAACGTAGTTTCTCCTCAAAAAGTCATGAGTACGCTGGGCGCCGATATTATTCGCCTATGGGTCGCTGCGACTGATTATACGGGTGAGATGACCGTATCTGATGAAATCTTGAAACGCGTAGCGGACTCTTACCGTCGTATTCGTAATACTGCTCGCTTTATGTTGGCGAACTTGAATGGTTTTGATCCAGCAAAAGACATGGTGGAAAGTGATCAAATGATCGCCCTGGACCGTTGGATTGTGGATCGTGCCGCTCAATTGCAAAAAGAAATTGAAGAGGCATACAACGAGTACCAATTCCATACTGTAAACCAAAAAATCCAAAACTTCTGTTCTGTGGATCTTGGTGGTTTTTATCTTGATGTTATTAAAGATCGTCAGTACACCACACAACCGGACAGTTTGGCTCGTCGTTCAGCGCAAACTGCGCTTTATCATATTGTCGAAGCATTCACTCGTTGGATTTCTCCAATCTTGAGTTTTACTGCCGATGAAATTTGGCGGTCTCTTCCTGGTGAGCATGGCGAGTCAGTCTTCCTTGAGACTTGGTATGAGGGTCTAACAGAGCTTTCTGGCGAAGAGCGTTTTGGACGCGATTTCTGGAAGCAGGTGCTAGAGGCCAAAGTAGCGATAAACAAAGTGTTAGAAGCGGCTCGTAACGAAGGTAAGATTAAAGCCAGCTTGAGTGCAGAGATTACGCTTTTCTGTTATGACAACTTGAAGTCAGTGCTTGATCAGTTGGGTGATGAGCTTCGTTTTGTTTTGATTGCCTCTGATGTGAAAGTACTTCCTTTCTCCGATGCGTCAGAAAATGCTGTTGAATCTGAGCTCGATGGCCTTAAAGTCGTTGTTGCTACTAGCTCAAATGAAAAATGCGTTCGTTGCTGGCACCATCGCGAAGAGGTTGGCAAGCGTGAAGAACACCCTGAGTTGTGTGATCGTTGTATTAGCAACTTGCCAGAAGGAGAGGGTGAGCAACGCCTCTACGCTTAA
- the lspA gene encoding signal peptidase II: protein MMKKAWQQARLWWAIASIVFVLDWITKQAVEASLHYGQEIALLPFFDLTLRYNTGAAFSFLAGAGGWQRWFFSFIAAAVVIGISWRLVKIGKTHVMESLALSLILGGAVGNLYDRLVYGHVVDFIQVHWQSEWYFPAFNIADSAITLGVIVMLLDSFMPQRQQGDKK, encoded by the coding sequence ATGATGAAAAAAGCATGGCAACAGGCTCGCTTATGGTGGGCCATTGCTTCGATCGTGTTTGTATTGGACTGGATAACCAAGCAAGCCGTTGAAGCCAGCTTACATTACGGGCAAGAGATTGCACTCTTGCCATTTTTTGATCTAACACTTCGCTACAACACAGGCGCTGCATTTAGTTTTCTAGCGGGTGCGGGTGGTTGGCAACGTTGGTTTTTTTCTTTTATTGCCGCCGCCGTCGTCATTGGAATAAGTTGGCGATTGGTCAAAATCGGTAAAACTCACGTAATGGAGTCATTGGCGCTTTCTTTAATTTTGGGGGGAGCGGTTGGTAATCTATATGATCGTTTGGTTTACGGTCATGTAGTGGACTTTATTCAAGTGCATTGGCAAAGCGAGTGGTATTTCCCAGCATTTAATATTGCTGACTCTGCGATTACATTAGGAGTGATTGTTATGCTTCTAGATAGCTTTATGCCACAGCGCCAGCAAGGTGATAAAAAATGA
- a CDS encoding FKBP-type peptidyl-prolyl cis-trans isomerase: MTVVTESSKVTLFFELSLEDGQVVDTNFGKTPASFEFGDGNLLPEFEAVLLGLKAGDSRSFNMAPEKAFGAHNPSNVQAISRDQFEMDLEQGMVVSFADANKNELPGVIAQINEKTVEVDFNHPLAGRTLTYKIEIVEVEGV; encoded by the coding sequence ATGACGGTAGTAACTGAAAGCAGTAAAGTAACATTGTTCTTTGAATTGTCATTGGAAGATGGGCAAGTAGTCGATACAAATTTTGGTAAAACTCCTGCTTCCTTTGAATTTGGAGATGGCAACTTATTACCTGAGTTTGAAGCGGTGCTTTTGGGATTGAAGGCTGGCGATTCGCGCTCATTTAACATGGCTCCTGAAAAAGCTTTTGGTGCGCATAACCCTAGTAATGTTCAAGCGATTTCTCGTGATCAGTTTGAAATGGATTTGGAGCAAGGCATGGTTGTTTCATTTGCTGATGCTAATAAGAATGAACTTCCTGGTGTGATTGCTCAGATCAACGAAAAAACGGTTGAAGTGGACTTTAATCATCCTCTTGCTGGCCGCACTCTAACATACAAAATCGAGATCGTTGAGGTCGAGGGGGTATAG